One segment of Heteronotia binoei isolate CCM8104 ecotype False Entrance Well chromosome 18, APGP_CSIRO_Hbin_v1, whole genome shotgun sequence DNA contains the following:
- the SH2D5 gene encoding SH2 domain-containing protein 5, whose amino-acid sequence MYSAEGEVLLMAHALKRILYSTWAPAGCQFAFVARNPFSSPGKLFCHFFVGSEASEVQMLHLLLCRSFQLHYLLLHPEEQDWAPSGPAPREPGRLPEASFPESQVVWESLRPEEVSQNVNALVSFRRLPCPADFGSFVSVRERLDLEERSSLGSSRPGNPFCSPILVRKKAIRSKVLRSGAYRGCTFEAQLQQSAWEMFHTSCDGKASRGSLAHLPDSESSLMENVWSFAGIDREAGLALLRKDVLGAFLLWAELGSSSQWSLMVRTRCGVIPYQIYRNQLGKYSVEHLNVEFPTMEALLDHYSGMKGGLFCSLAAGRVNHCYEEQDSFTENGWRGEQSRLQTSWLCGASKSLAVQPELG is encoded by the exons ATGTACAGTGCAGAGGGAGAG GTTCTGCTCATGGCCCATGCTCTGAAGCGCATCCTCTACAGCACGTGGGCACCTGCTGGCTGTCAGTTCGCCTTTGTGGCTCGCAATCCCTTCAGCTCTCCCGGGAAGCTCTTCTGCCATTTCTTTGTGGGCAGCGAGGCCAGTGAG gtCCAGATGCTGCATTTGCTGCTCTGCCGCTCCTTCCAGCTCCATTACCTCCTGCTGCACCCCGAGGAGCAGGACTGGGCCCCCAGTGGCCCTGCCCCGAGGGAGCCGGGGAGGCTGCCGGAAGCCTCCTTCCCAGAGAGCCAGGTGGTGTGGGAGTCTCTCAGGCCAGAGGAGGTGTCGCAGAACGTCAACGCTCTGGTGTCCTTCCGGAGGCTGCCCTGCCCAGCTGACTTTGGCTCCTTCGTCAGTGTG AGAGAGAGGCTGGATTTGGAGGAAAGGAGCAGCCTGGGCAGTTCTCGCCCTGGCAACCCGTTCTGTTCCCCAATCCTGGTGCGCAAGAAGGCCATCCGCAGCAAAGTCCTCCGCTCTGGCGCCTATCGGGGCTGCACGTTTGAAGCTCAGCTGCAGCAGAGCGCTTGGGAGATGT TTCACACCAGCTGTGACGGCAAGGCGAGCAGAGGCAGCCTGGCTCACTTGCCGGATAGTGAGAGCAGCTTGATGGAAAACGTTTGGTCTTTTGCTGGGATCGACAG ggAGGCTGGGCTGGCATTGCTCAGGAAGGACGTCCTGGGTGCCTTCCTGCTCTGGGCAGAGCTGGGCTCCTCCAGCCAGTGGTCTCTTATGGTGAGGACGAGGTGTGGAGTCATCCCTTACCAGATCTACAGGAACCAGCTGGGGAAGTACTCTGTTGAG CACTTGAATGTGGAGTTCCCTACTATGGAAGCACTGCTGGATCATTACTCTGGGATGAAAGGGGGCCTCTTCTGCTCCTTGGCTGCCGGCCGGGTAAACCATTGTTATGAGGAACAAGATTCCTTCACAGAGAATGGGTGGAGAGGAGAGCAGAGTCGCCTGCAGACCTCGTGGTTATGTGGTGCCAGTAAGTCTCTGGCAGTCCAGCCAGAGCTGGGCTAA
- the HP1BP3 gene encoding heterochromatin protein 1-binding protein 3 yields the protein MATDLPEADPAHRKALPLLMGAPLDKWSEKAEDGTMPIRRAVNSSARETPPKSKPAEAEEAKPDPDVSSEESASTVEERGNETPPATSSEAEPPKEPEAGEEAAEKPAEEAPKEEKDPAREKEKKVKKTIPPWATLSASQLARAQKQTQMAASSRPKMDAILLEAMKACYQKGGASVVAVRKYIIHKYPSLELERRGYLLKQALKRELERGLIRQVKGKGASGSFVVTPNSGKTAPKSRDRKRSASASGPEQQVKLEDVLPLAFTRLCEPKEASYSLIKKYVSQYFPKLKVDVRPQLLKNALQRAVEKGQLEQITGKGASGTFQLKRSGEKPLLGGSLMEDAILSAIAAMNEPKTCSTTALKKYVLEKHPGTNSSFQVHLLKKTLQKCEKNGWMEQISGKGFSGTFQLCFPYYPSPGVLFPDKQKEDSSEEEEEESEEEEEEESEEEESEEEKPPPKKRMQKRPPPKARSRAPPPPVKRREAKPKPRKAPAAHRGKARPPPPPPPVAKAPAKKAKAAPPRAAVKKAPSSSTSSPAPKKPVLSPRKEVKPPPKKSKPTMRKSLRAKK from the exons ATGGCGACCGATCTGCCCGAAGCTGATCCTGCACACCGTAAGGCGCTTCCACTCTTAATGGGAGCTCCCCTGGACAAGTGGAGCGAG aAGGCTGAGGACGGCACCATGCCAATCCGCAGGGCTGTGAATTCCTCTGCGCGGGAAACCCCTCCCAAAAGCAAGCCTGCCGAAGCAGAAGAGGCCAAGCCAG ATCCGGATGTCAGTTCCGAGGAGTCTGCTTCCACCGTGGAGGAGCGAGGGAACGAGACCCCCCCAGCTACGTCGAGTGAGGCAGAACCACCAAAGGAGCCGgaggctggagaggaggcagcggaGAAGCCTGCCGAGGAAGCCCCAAAGGA GGAGAAGGACCCCgcgagagagaaggagaagaaggtgaAGAAGACCATCCCGCCCTGGGCCACCCTCTCAGCCAGCCAGCTCGCCAGAGCACAGAAGCAGACGCAGATGGCCGCCTCCTCCCGCCCCAAGATGGACGCCATCCTCCTCGAGGCCATGAAG GCGTGCTACCAGAAGGGCGGGGCCTCGGTGGTGGCCGTTCGGAAGTACATCATCCACAAGTATCCTTCACTggagctggagcggagaggctaCCTCCTGAAGCAGGCCCTGAAGCGAGAGCTGGAGCGGGGACTCATCCGGCAG GTGAAAGGCAAGGGGGCCTCTGGGAGCTTTGTGGTGACCCCAAACTCAGGGAAAACGGCTCCGAAATCCAGAGACCGGAAG AGGAGCGCTTCAGCCTCCGGTCCAGAGCAGCAAGTGAAGCTGGAAGATGTCCTCCCGCTGGCCTTCACCCGCCTCTGTGAGCCAAAGGAGGCTTCCTACAGCCTGATTAAAAAATACGTCTCTCAGTATTTCCCCAAGCTGAAGGTGgacgtgag GCCCCAGCTGCTGAAGAACGCCCTGCAGAGAGCGGTGGAGAAAGGCCAGCTGGAGCAGATCACGGGCAAAGGGGCTTCTGGGACATTCCAG CTGAAGAGATCCGGGGAGAAGCCACTGCTGGGAGGGAGCCTGATGGAGGACGCCATCCTCTCGGCCATCGCGGCCATGAACGAGCCCAAGACCTGCTCCACCACTGCCCTCAAGAAGTACGTCCTGGAGAAGCACCCGGGGACCAACTCCAGCTTCCAGG TCCACCTGCTGAAGAAGACCCTGCAGAAGTGCGAGAAGAACGGCTGGATGGAGCAGATCTCCGGGAAGGGCTTCAGCGGCACTTTCCAGCTCTGCTTCCCTTACTATCCCAG ccctggAGTCCTGTTCCCAGACAAGCAGAAAGAGGACAGTtcggaagaggaagaggaggagtctgaggaggaagaggaggaggagtccgAGGAGGAGGAGTCCGAGGAGGAAAAGCCGCCTCCAAAGAAGAg GATGCAGAAGCGGCCCCCGCCCAAAGCTCGGAGCAGGGCCCCTCCTCCTCCCGTGAAGCGGCGAGAGGCCAAGCCCAAGCCACGCAAGGCCCCCGCGGCGCACCGTGGGAAAGCCAGGCCCCCGCCGCCACCGCCACCCGTGGCCAAGGCCCCTGCCAAGAAGGCCAAGGCAGCACCCCCCCGGGCTGCCGTCAAGaaagcccccagcagcagcaccagcagccCCGCCCCCAAGAAGCCGGTGCTCAGCCCCAGGAAGGAAGtgaagcccccccccaagaagagcAAGCCCACCATGCGCAAATCCCTGAGGGCAAAGAAGTGA